A window of Saccharomyces eubayanus strain FM1318 chromosome XII, whole genome shotgun sequence contains these coding sequences:
- the NMA1 gene encoding nicotinamide-nucleotide adenylyltransferase NMA1 yields MDPTRAPDFKPPSPDEELNPPPDPESKIPKSIPIIPYVLADANTSIDAPFHIKRKKNYSKHHHNHRDSKDKKHQHIPLNQDDFQPLSAEASSEDDDADLKTKERSSLDSNTESETRGVQKYQIADLEEVPHGIVRQARNLEDYEFPSHRLSKKLLDPNKLPLVIVACGSFSPITYLHLRMFEMALDAISEQTRFEVIGGYYSPVSDNYQKQGLAPSYRRVRMCELACERTSSWLMVDAWESLQPTYTRTAKVLDHFNHEINIKRGGVATVTGDKIGVKIMLLAGGDLIESMGEPNVWADADLHHILGNYGCLIVERTGSDVRSFLLSHDIMYEHRRNILIIKQLIYNDISSTKVRLFIRRGMSVQYLLPNSVIRYIQEHRLYVDQTEPVKQVLGNKE; encoded by the coding sequence ATGGATCCTACAAGAGCTCCGGATTTCAAGCCACCGTCTCCAGACGAAGAATTGAACCCTCCGCCAGACCCAGAATCTAAAATCCCGAAATCTATTCCCATTATACCATACGTCTTGGCCGATGCGAACACCTCCATTGATGCACCTTTCCATatcaaaaggaaaaaaaactactcTAAGCATCATCACAATCACAGAGATAGTAAAGACAAAAAGCACCAGCACATCCCATTGAACCAAGACGACTTTCAACCGCTGTCTGCAGAAGCGTCGTCcgaagacgatgatgcTGACCTCAAAACGAAGGAACGATCTAGTTTGGATTCAAACACAGAATCGGAGACCAGGGGTGtccaaaaatatcaaattgCTGATCTAGAAGAAGTCCCGCACGGGATTGTTCGTCAGGCAAGAAATTTGGAAGATTATGAGTTCCCCTCCCACAGactatcaaaaaaattactcGATCCAAACAAACTGCCGTTAGTCATTGTAGCATGTGGGTCTTTTTCTCCAATCACATATTTACATTTGAGAATGTTCGAAATGGCTTTGGACGCCATCTCTGAACAGACGAGATTTGAAGTCATTGGTGGCTACTACTCCCCCGTTAGTGATAACTACCAAAAGCAAGGCTTGGCTCCATCTTACCGTAGGGTACGTATGTGCGAGTTGGCTTGTGAAAGAACTTCCTCTTGGTTGATGGTGGACGCATGGGAATCACTGCAACCCACCTACACCAGGACCGCTAAAGTCCTGGATCACTTCAATCACGAAATAAATATCAAGAGAGGTGGTGTGGCTACAGTCACCGGCGACAAAATAGGTGTCAAGATAATGCTGCTGGCTGGGGGCGACCTGATAGAATCAATGGGTGAACCAAACGTCTGGGCAGACGCTGATTTACACCACATCCTGGGTAATTACGGTTGTTTGATAGTCGAACGTACTGGCTCTGATGTTAGATCGTTTTTGCTATCTCACGATATCATGTATGAGCACAGGAGAAACATTCTTATCATCAAGCAACTCATCTACAATGATATTTCTTCCACAAAAGTCCGCTTATTCATCAGACGTGGGATGTCTGTACAATATCTGTTGCCGAATTCGGTTATCAGATATATTCAAGAGCACAGATTGTATGTGGACCAAACCGAGCCTGTCAAGCAAGTTCTTGGGAACAAGGAATGA
- the SFH1 gene encoding Sfh1p, producing MSHQNQLIPQAYISNFHNRLTNEDDNIPIFTMAQQTRQHKRAKVVNYAEYDNDLFDEFNMNGTNFANTDTHYKDNVVSHENTPALTNGATMDGSEYNALENINNTENILSNHKYDIGSNMVVESLSGLNNANNTSNGPNNAKAQDIGNAILPDIQDQHHNPFNILRYPKIRDTFINGRVVSPYRLNTDDKTKANANSGEAIMIPITLEVEHMGHTIKDQFLWNYNDDSITPEEFASIYCKDLDMTSATLQTQIANIIKDQLKDSENIAATEIMSDLHVIINLTCNLQDRFFEDNFQWNLNDKSLTPETFAASIVQDLGLTREFIPLVSQSLHETILKIKKDWVDGHLIQDHVPNDAAFGYLSGIRLDIDELGSNWCPRVEILTKEEIQKREIEKERNLRRLKRETDRLSRRGRRRLDDLETTMRM from the coding sequence ATGTCACACCAAAACCAGCTTATCCCACAGGCCTATATCTCCAATTTTCACAACAGATTGACCAACGAGGATGATAACATCCCCATTTTTACAATGGCCCAGCAAACAAGGCAGCATAAAAGAGCTAAAGTCGTCAATTATGCTGAATACGACAACGATCTTTTCGATGAATTCAACATGAACGGTACCAACTTTGCCAATACTGACACACACTATAAGGATAATGTCGTTTCTCATGAAAATACACCCGCACTTACAAATGGTGCGACCATGGACGGTTCCGAATACAATGCCCTGGAGAATATAAACAACACCGAAAATATTCTATCGAACCACAAATATGATATCGGGTCAAACATGGTTGTAGAATCTTTATCCGGTCTAAATAACGCCAACAATACCAGCAACGGCCCAAATAATGCCAAAGCACAAGATATTGGAAACGCCATTTTGCCAGATATCCAGGACCAACACCATAACCCATTCAATATCTTGAGGTACCCTAAGATAAGAGACACTTTTATTAATGGGAGAGTGGTGTCACCATACAGATTGAACACAGACGATAAAACGAAGGCAAATGCGAACTCTGGAGAAGCAATCATGATACCAATTACTTTGGAAGTAGAGCATATGGGCCATACTATAAAGGACCAATTTCTCTGGAACTACAACGATGACTCAATAACCCCGGAAGAATTTGCCTCCATATATTGTAAAGATCTTGATATGACTTCTGCTACTTTGCAAACTCAAATTGCtaatataataaaagatCAATTAAAAGATTCAGAAAATATTGCAGCCACAGAGATAATGTCTGATCTACATGTAATAATCAATTTGACTTGCAATCTACAGGacagattttttgaagataatTTCCAGTGGAACTTGAACGATAAATCGCTAACCCCAGAAACCTTTGCCGCTTCCATTGTACAGGACCTTGGTTTAACAAGAGAGTTCATTCCCTTAGTATCTCAATCGCTTCATGAAACAATcttgaagataaaaaaggaCTGGGTCGATGGCCATTTAATCCAGGACCATGTACCAAACGATGCTGCATTCGGTTATCTATCTGGTATAAGGTTGGATATTGATGAGTTGGGTTCTAATTGGTGCCCAAGAGTAGAAATATtaacaaaagaggaaatccaaaagagagaaatcgaaaaagaaagaaacttGAGAAGATTAAAGAGAGAAACCGATAGATTATCTAGAAGAGGCAGAAGAAGACTGGATGATTTAGAAACCACGATGAGAATGTAG
- the MMS22 gene encoding Mms22p gives MDVDEPKSTVISDSEAADEEISIIYRPEFNEDYLWAEERAQETLATQSLESIHATSSVNLFSGESVSPLAATNEQQTSGLRWSLRKRKAIQKMPYSLERIKHRQFLEGYDITGFDTVSNQLVLPENTFPVVEQQKVPVANRSNRTLEEQDNDTTNDIGFQEDAFGLETSDSDEVQPRKRHRNSNIPNHDRAIQPDDSLDENEDLANRSSQDSQNDEVIFRGRVLNVKTGYRGVLPRVAWEKSLQKQQSSKTTKRRAELLHHKGVAKRKIHKSFHNEDEEQGLLNDLIAPDDELDVDEDISHDLYLRNPTIDREASEKEMKELREYYENKYHEDEPLAEASSFDINGEYRNETIFELEKHGPKSRFPRISYKEQPIIYLNSQHSDSGISERYNISDEDNQSIISSNFAKEHNDGIIDKMLVKAKGKRPSSGLNKKTRSATKYRYHREKLGKYQTTRAIKVGKRSARKSRSMSIKKSIPLSSKKKHAIDEYAFEVLESEPLKIEESSFNNAQKKEKKKKRSPVYPSMSTDSELRPKLVFNTVVEVPTNRYAFTKSKMRIPSASYSTEFNEEDLNQESRPIMAVLDSILMKKPFDPPAVIKIELPGKTYALSKLNPADICTSLRDTFRIIIDKGVTDTELIHFNESLVAFLVHLDMPELFDIISEFHREFRSKVNGLRKKAKPIHFFQIATCQLMFLEISRYNKISTALKLEMDTKLVDHIVSFFKLLSVCYDSVTKNSMEYLYTSYYILSSIVDIIHKKEGLWDLLKDHPFSPRISLLLVNIFPTKACCWQVLKLDPEFEPLNSAFRFIKYCIETCNWNVSNGLILSLDRIFKRRRFSDFEEESITSHNNKILYPPTKQPMRQLTFNKYLRLLALCELSSSNIQRVIPMSDISIHDSISVLKNRLNLLIVLATNFDLNLEKRFQELTRPLYSKDYLDFHTPDALKTITASIMQASLSFLEISRNKNYPFNGKFIVSLFGKLILQQPSTSRITENFLKEFIPLVDKMKRKSLNMLKMLYSSLVAMSQEEVFEASSVLLLQLYLKNLDMFGSTWVQNYLLQFTKSKAQGNTSWIEYYCRVGKFLVDAGVFTWWTFFAYNGLDAALNFQLAFDSLIIDFCDIDSFELLRKPLYSVAADLLLKSQDNSFYQFLSNLLKRGHIIATDLIPASNEKELLKLVSVFSKALQKYSYQDLLSTLLALAKNHCEDGDISRDFLAKYLEFLNKNCLTELRNNQLFITLRREFGVSSDEDEKCRFWNSFNESGDILSKVAFVEAGVIQACCVAGEFDGYLDKLSTLFNSVILENPFTFFSDLVIAHIFEDRPPFDMNIRNFLLYQFITLLNKVLRMKFEQVSPDEFSELCKLHRALCIECVTDDTFSKNKELVNEKAAFSSSLLRIADGFWEHSRLSQLDTLNKSMNVPCQIPHTSVQNSLSVIVIKIIEDNIEHIKASEPFIQFKST, from the coding sequence ATGGATGTCGACGAACCGAAGTCTACTGTGATATCAGATTCCGAAGCAGccgatgaagaaattagCATCATATACAGACCCGAATTCAATGAAGATTATCTTTGGGCAGAAGAAAGGGCTCAAGAAACATTGGCAACCCAATCGCTGGAAAGCATTCATGCGACATCAAGCGTGAATCTGTTTTCTGGAGAATCTGTTTCCCCTTTAGCAGCAACTAATGAGCAACAGACTTCAGGCTTGAGATGGTCtttgagaaaaaggaaggcTATTCAAAAGATGCCATATAGTTTAGAAAGGATAAAGCACAGGCAGTTCTTAGAAGGCTATGATATTACGGGCTTTGATACCGTTTCAAATCAGTTAGTTTTACCAGAGAATACCTTTCCAGTGGTTGAGCAGCAAAAAGTGCCAGTTGCGAATAGAAGTAACAGAACTTTGGAGGAACAAGATAACGATACTACAAACGATATCGGGTTCCAAGAGGATGCGTTTGGATTAGAAACCTCTGATAGCGACGAGGTGCAACCCAGAAAAAGACATCGTAATTCTAATATTCCTAACCACGATAGGGCCATTCAACCAGATGATTCTTtggatgaaaatgaagatcTTGCCAATAGAAGTTCACAGGACTCTcaaaatgatgaagttATATTCAGAGGAAGAGTTTTGAATGTAAAAACTGGTTATCGTGGGGTTTTACCCAGGGTTGCTTGGGAAAAGTCATTACAAAAGCAGCAGTCTTCGAAAACTACGAAAAGAAGGGCCGAACTATTACACCATAAGGGAGTGGCTAAGCGGAAGATACACAAGAGTTTCCacaatgaagatgaagaacaAGGGTTGTTAAATGATCTTATTGCGCCAGATGACGAACTAGACGTTGATGAAGACATTTCTCATGACTTGTACTTGAGAAATCCCACAATAGATCGTGAAGCTAgtgaaaaggaaatgaaagaattaaGGGAATATtatgaaaacaaatatcaCGAAGACGAACCATTAGCAGAAGCTTCTAGTTTTGATATCAATGGGGAATACCGGAACGAAACCATATTTGAGTTGGAAAAACACGGTCCCAAGAGCCGCTTCCCCCGCATATCTTACAAAGAACAACctattatatatttaaaCTCACAACACTCAGATAGTGGGATCAGTGAACGGTACAACAtttctgatgaagataatCAAAGCATAATATCCTCAAACTTTGCAAAAGAGCATAACGATGGCATAATTGATAAGATGCTAGTTAAAGCTAAAGGAAAGAGGCCATCTTCTGGTTTGAATAAGAAAACGAGAAGTGCTACAAAGTATCGGTACCATCGCGAAAAGCTTGGCAAGTACCAGACCACAAGAGCTATAAAAGTTGGAAAGAGATCGGCCCGTAAATCACGCTCTATGTCCATTAAAAAGTCTATACCACTcagttcaaaaaaaaaacatgcaATAGATGAATACGCTTTTGAAGTTTTAGAATCAGAACCCCTAAAAATAGAGGAAAGCTCTTTTAACAATGCGCagaaaaaggagaagaagaagaagagatcACCGGTATACCCGAGTATGTCTACAGATTCTGAATTAAGACCAAAATTAGTTTTTAATACTGTTGTTGAAGTTCCCACGAATCGATATGCTTTTACAAAGTCAAAAATGCGCATTCCCAGCGCTAGCTATAGCACTGAGTTTAATGAGGAAGATCTGAACCAAGAATCTCGACCAATAATGGCTGTTCTTGACTCgattttaatgaaaaaaccgTTTGACCCGCCTGCTGTCATTAAAATCGAGTTGCCTGGCAAGACATATGCATTATCCAAATTGAATCCTGCAGATATATGCACATCTCTTCGGGATACTTTTAGGATCATCATCGATAAAGGTGTCACTGATACGGAACTAATTCATTTTAACGAAAGTCTTGTTGCTTTTTTGGTGCATCTTGATATGCCAGAACTGTTCGATATAATTAGCGAGTTTCACCGTGAATTTAGGTCGAAAGTCAATGGcttaagaaaaaaggcTAAACCaatccatttttttcaaattgcaACCTGTCAATTAATGTTTCTAGAAATATCAAGATATAACAAAATTTCAACGGCTTTGAAGTTGGAAATGGATACCAAGCTTGTGGATCATATTGTCTCCTTTTTTAAACTGCTCTCTGTATGCTACGATTCTGTCACGAAAAATTCGATGGAATATTTGTATACGAGTTACTATATTCTATCTTCTATTGTCGATATTATACATAAAAAGGAGGGTTTATGGGACTTATTGAAAGACCATCCCTTTTCCCCTCGGATTTCGCTGTTACTGGTCAATATATTTCCAACAAAAGCATGCTGCTGGCAGGTTCTGAAGTTGGATCCTGAGTTTGAACCTTTGAATTCGGCATTTCGATTCATCAAGTACTGCATTGAAACCTGTAACTGGAACGTTTCTAATGGTTTGATTCTCTCTCTTGATCGCATATTCAAAAGGAGAAGATTCTCTGATTTCGAAGAAGAATCTATTACATCGCACAACAATAAGATACTATATCCTCCAACAAAGCAACCCATGCGCCAATTAACGTTTAACAAATACTTGCGCTTACTGGCATTGTGTGAGCTGTCTAGTTCCAATATACAACGAGTGATACCAATGAGTGACATTTCTATACACGATTCGATATCGGTTTTGAAGAATCGTCTGAACCTTTTAATTGTTTTGGCCACAAActttgatttgaatttggagAAACGCTTCCAAGAACTAACACGACCGTTATATAGTAAGGACTATTTAGACTTTCATACGCCAGATGCGCTCAAGACGATAACAGCATCCATTATGCAGGCCAGcctttcatttttggaaattagTCGGAACAAGAATTATCCCTTCAATGGGAAATTTATAGTTTCGTTATTCGGTAAATTGATACTACAACAACCTTCTACATCGAGAATCACGGAGAACTTCCTGAAGGAGTTCATACCTTTAGTTGacaagatgaaaagaaaaagtttaaACATGCTTAAAATGTTGTACTCTTCACTGGTGGCCATGTCTCAGGAGGAGGTTTTCGAGGCttcttctgttttgttACTGCAgttatatttgaaaaacttggaTATGTTCGGTTCAACTTGGGTCCAGAATTACCTTCTCCAGTTTACTAAGAGCAAAGCTCAAGGGAACACTAGTTGGATAGAGTATTACTGTCGTGTTGGAAAATTCCTTGTAGATGCGGGCGTATTTACTTGGTGGACATTCTTTGCTTATAATGGTCTAGATGCTGCACtaaattttcaacttgCGTTTGACTCTCTAATTATCGATTTCTGCGATATAGATTCATTCGAATTGTTGAGAAAACCTCTCTATTCCGTTGCGGCTGATTTACTGCTCAAATCCCAGGATAACTCATTTTAccaatttctttcaaatctatTGAAGAGGGGACATATTATAGCTACAGATTTGATACCTGCATCCAATGAGAAAGAACTTTTAAAATTGGTATCCGTGTTTTCTAAAGCGTTGCAAAAATACTCATACCAAGACTTATTATCTACTCTTTTAGCCTTAGCCAAAAATCATTGTGAAGATGGAGACATCAGCAGAGATTTTTTAGCAAAATACCTggaatttttgaacaaaaattgCTTGACAGAGCTAAGAAACAACCAACTTTTCATTACGCTAAGAAGAGAATTTGGTGTATCaagtgatgaagatgaaaaatgTAGGTTTTGGAACTCCTTCAATGAATCAGGGGATATCCTGTCGAAAgttgcttttgttgaagCTGGAGTTATTCAAGCATGTTGTGTTGCGGGGGAATTTGATGGATATCTTGATAAATTGAGCACTTTATTCAACTCCGTCATCTTGGAAAATCcttttacatttttttcagacCTGGTTATTGCAcacatttttgaagatagGCCCCCTTTTGACATGAATATTAGgaactttcttttgtatcAGTTCATAACCCTCCTCAACAAAGTTTTAAGGATGAAATTCGAGCAAGTATCTCCCGATGAATTTTCTGAGCTTTGCAAGCTACACAGGGCATTATGCATTGAGTGCGTTACAGACGATACGTTtagtaaaaacaaagagctcgttaatgaaaaagccgctttttcatcatctctTTTGAGAATAGCTGATGGATTTTGGGAACATAGTAGGCTTTCACAGTTAGATACGCTTAACAAAAGCATGAATGTACCCTGTCAAATCCCACATACTAGTGTTCAAAATTCACTTTCTGTGATTGTAATAAAGATAATAGAGGATAATATAGAACACATTAAGGCATCTGAACCTTTCATACAATTCAAAAGTACTTAA
- the CWC24 gene encoding U2-type spliceosomal complex subunit CWC24 — protein sequence MRHLIQLEAIYAQRIADPLAYKEQQQILMFRKRVVKKSPVNEKGQKKRQKIDFSNEKPVASDHGDDFVGSIPSTKAESAKRLRPSGPDENSLSRRNEDLGKYTLTVNDDSTKEDLLNSERRELTEKVRKEQSNDSNELALNMSGKKARLAKQINQPSNIRTTVLMDFQPDVCKDFKQTGFCGYGDSCKFLHSRDDFNTGWKLNQEWNVDDEDSRKDALDLGKIPFKCVICKENYKSPVVTNCGHFFCGSCFAIEMKKGTKCFICGKETHGSAKVAADLQKILGKRKV from the coding sequence ATGAGGCATCTCATACAACTAGAAGCCATATATGCTCAAAGGATTGCCGATCCACTAGCGTATAAAGAGCAGCAGCAGATACTGATGTTTAGGAAGAGAGTAGTGAAGAAAAGCCCTGTCAATGAAAAAGGCCAGAAGAAGAGGCAAAAAATCGACTTCAGCAATGAGAAGCCGGTCGCTAGCGATCATGGTGACGACTTCGTTGGCAGTATCCCCTCAACAAAAGCTGAAAGTGCCAAGAGGCTTCGGCCCTCAGGTCCGGATGAGAACAGTCTATCTAGACGAAACGAGGATTTGGGTAAGTACACTCTGACGGTCAACGACGACTCTACAAAGGAAGACCTATTGAACTCGGAGAGAAGAGAGCTGACTGAGAAAGTCAGGAAAGAGCAGTCCAACGACAGCAACGAGCTAGCATTGAATATGAGTGGCAAAAAGGCCCGGCTAGCTAAACAGATTAACCAACCGTCGAATATCCGGACCACGGTGCTTATGGACTTCCAGCCTGATGTTtgtaaagatttcaaacAGACAGGGTTTTGTGGCTACGGAGATAGTTGTAAATTCTTACATTCAAGGGATGATTTCAATACTGGTTGGAAGTTAAATCAAGAATGGAATgtagatgatgaagacTCGCGGAAGGACGCATTGGACTTGGGCAAGATCCCTTTCAAATGTGTTATTTGTAAGGAGAATTACAAGTCACCTGTGGTCACAAACTGCGGGCATTTTTTCTGTGGGTCGTGCTTTGCTATAGAGATGAAGAAAGGTACCAAATGCTTCATATGTGGCAAGGAAACGCACGGCAGTGCCAAAGTAGCTGCCgatttgcaaaaaataTTGGGCAAGAGGAAGGTGTGA
- the RPL38 gene encoding 60S ribosomal protein eL38, whose translation MAREITDIKQFLELTRRADVKTATVKINKKLNKAGKPFRQTKFKVRGSSSLYTLVINDAGKAKKLIQSLPPTLKVNKL comes from the coding sequence atggctAGAGAAATCACCGACATCAAACAATTTTTGGAATTGACCAGAAGAGCTGACGTTAAGACCGCCACTGTTAAAAttaacaagaaattgaacaagGCCGGTAAGCCATTCAGACAAACCAAGTTCAAGGTTAGaggttcttcttctttgtacACTTTGGTTATCAACGATGCTGGTAAGGCTAAGAAATTGATCCAATCTTTGCCACCAACTTTGAAGGTTAACAAattataa
- the TMA10 gene encoding Tma10p → MTRTNKWTVHEAKSNPKYFSHNGNFGESPNHIKRGGCXKGNWGKAGDEINDLIDSGEIKTVFNKDRRGSNSQSNERKLCDLQQFHI, encoded by the coding sequence ATGACCAGAACTAACAAATGGACAGTCCACGAAGCTAAGTCTAACCCAAAATACTTTTCTCATAACGGGAACTTTGGCGAATCTCCAAACCACATCAAGAGAGGAGGATGCKGGAAGGGCAATTGGGGCAAGGCAGGCGACGAAATCAACGACTTGATCGACTCTGGCGAGATCAAGACCGTTTTCAACAAGGATAGAAGAGGTTCTAATTCTCAAAGCAATGAGAGAAAGCTTTGCGACCTGCAACAATTCCACATTTGA
- the REC102 gene encoding Rec102p, with protein MVDITFLTLFLESCGADDNDISKKLLSSWTSTLHFEGPETTCSSPLYIPLLSPGDLKIKLNFKMNNESITADPELLTRLKDIVCSSTHFWEEQLFYKVQDVATEENCITLSLKCTIWTDAQISTFLDKPRELHSHVKGYPEIYYISELSTTINFFSKAGSSIEMDQIIPHLNEYFSSLIVSQLEFEYPMVFSTTARLRLKWQQGSLGPISYALTNSSALLPIMLKMIAEDKTSTTVYQILCQKRSPPIQNFQIFCLPAIKHDK; from the exons ATGGTAGATATAACGTTCCTGACActatttttggaaagttGTGGCGCtgatgataatgacatatcaaaaaaattattgtcTTCTTGGACCTCTACTTTGCACTTCGAAGGCCCAGAAACAACATGCTCCAGTCCGCTATATATTCCATTGTTATCACCAGGAGATTTAAAG ATAAAACTGAATTTTAAAATGAACAACGAATCAATCACAGCTGATCCAGAACTGCTTACACGGTTGAAAGATATAGTATGTTCAAGTACCCATTTTTGGGAGGAGCAACTATTTTATAAAGTTCAAGATGTTGCTACAGAGGAAAATTGCATCACTCTCAGTTTAAAGTGTACGATATGGACGGATGCTCAAATAAGCACGTTCTTAGACAAGCCTAGAGAACTTCATTCGCATGTTAAAGGGTATCCCGAAATCTACTATATCTCCGAATTGTCCACAACtatcaatttcttttccaaagcgGGAAGTTCCATAGAAATGGACCAGATTATTCCTCACCTAAACGAatatttctcttctttgataGTGTCCCAACTGGAATTTGAGTACCCTATGGTTTTTTCTACGACCGCAAGACTTCGTTTGAAATGGCAACAAGGCTCCCTAGGCCCGATATCATACGCTCTAACCAATTCTTCTGCATTGCTTCCAATAATGCTCAAAATGATTGCAGAAGACAAGACCTCGACAACAGTGTATCAAATTTTAtgtcaaaaaagaagccCGCCAATTCAaaacttccaaattttCTGCTTACCGGCAATCAAACATGATAAGTAA
- the PEX30 gene encoding peroxisome biogenesis protein — MSDNTTNVHETRAKFAETLQPRIGGNTTKVIRAALDKNDAESGVSNDNDDGSLEKVNVATSPLLTSTPPTISKALVRLYPYLIIIDDILDVITWTGTNIWSSILMLCLFAGMVLYFETLVKYFGHLAIIAILWGYSLLDNHIEGTLSSSPTLEDIASLMNRVSLKSDILLSPMVNLGTQDIQRLLYTTVILSPIYVMITWLLLPPRSLMLIMGLFLLSYHSPWSKVARRLLWKFKVIRLLVFYVTGLDLGGINKDQGIFATVQKQVKKLASTENANGVLSNSKPIRFTYVLYENQRRWLGIGWKPSMLSYERTPWTDEFLNEAPSPENFHLPEETSSMVWRWVDKTWRLDMTNDGAIQVPNSKARTAAEPSPDEGFIYYDNTWKKPSKEDSFSKYTRRRRWVRTAELIKASDFDEKVKNSNRNSVIEQKSEDSGDSLTAEQELENSKKEKEHTRKVGEPTTEETKEFAEATSVSEREFEKISSKEEEKLKMRARDRLAKVLDDNEEKEQPSGRDSKKVV; from the coding sequence ATGAGTGACAACACAACGAACGTGCATGAAACTAGAGCCAAGTTTGCTGAGACATTGCAACCTAGGATCGGTGGTAATACTACTAAAGTGATACGAGCCGCTCTAGACAAGAACGATGCTGAAAGCGGCGTGTCCAACGATAATGACGACGGGTCACTAGAGAAGGTTAATGTGGCCACCTCGCCGCTCCTGACATCGACGCCGCCCACAATATCTAAGGCGCTTGTTAGGTTGTACCCTTATTTGATTATCATTGATGACATACTAGACGTTATCACTTGGACAGGGACGAATATTTGGAGCAGCATTTTGATGCTGTGTCTCTTCGCTGGTATGGTACTTTATTTCGAGACGTTAGTGAAGTATTTCGGGCATCTTGCCATTATTGCTATCCTTTGGGGGTATTCGTTATTAGACAACCATATCGAAGGTACGTTGAGTTCCTCGCCAACTTTAGAAGATATTGCGAGTTTGATGAATCGGGTGTCCTTGAAGTCAGATATACTATTGTCTCCCATGGTAAACCTTGGAACGCAAGATATCCAAAGGCTGCTATACACTACAGTTATCTTGTCTCCGATTTATGTTATGATAACTTGGCTGCTCTTGCCACCAAGGAGCCTCATGCTGATAATGGGCCTATTTCTCTTGTCATACCATTCTCCCTGGTCCAAAGTGGCAAGAAGGCTGTTATGGAAGTTTAAAGTCATTCGGTTGCTAGTCTTCTATGTTACTGGCTTGGATCTCGGTGGAATAAATAAGGATCAAGGCATTTTTGCTACAGTCCAAAAACAGGTGAAGAAGTTGGCCTCGACGGAAAATGCAAACGGGGTGTTATCCAATTCTAAACCCATTCGTTTTACTTATGTGTTGTATGAGAATCAACGTCGTTGGTTAGGAATCGGATGGAAGCCTAGTATGCTGAGTTATGAAAGAACTCCATGGACCGATGAATTCTTGAACGAGGCACCCTCGCCTGAAAACTTTCATTTGCCTGAAGAAACCAGTTCCATGGTCTGGAGATGGGTTGACAAGACATGGAGGTTAGACATGACCAATGATGGGGCCATTCAAGTACCAAATTCTAAGGCAAGAACCGCCGCCGAACCCTCCCCTGATGAAGGGTTTATATATTACGATAATACGTGGAAGAAACCCAGTAAAGAAGACTCGTTTTCTAAATACACCAGAAGGAGAAGATGGGTGAGAACTGCAGAACTAATCAAAGCTTccgattttgatgaaaaagtgaaaaactCAAACAGAAATTCTGTCATTGAACAGAAATCTGAAGATAGCGGGGACAGTTTAACCGCTGAGCAAGAGCTTGAAAAcagcaagaaagaaaaagaacataCAAGAAAAGTAGGGGAGCCTACAACAGAGGAAACCAAAGAGTTTGCAGAAGCCACGAGTGTTAGTGAAcgtgaatttgaaaaaatatcctcaaaggaagaggaaaaattaaaaatgagAGCAAGGGATCGGTTGGCAAAGGTGCTAGATGACAACGAGGAGAAAGAGCAGCCAAGTGGCCGCGACAGCAAGAAGGTCGTGTGA